The nucleotide sequence GATTCGGCCAACAGTTGTTTCGCCTTGTTCACGTCGTAGGTGTACTGGGGCAAGCTGTCGTCGTGGCCCCAAAGGCCCTTTGGAATCGGCCCCCGCATCTGGGTGGCGTACCCGCTCTGGGAAGACTGGATGATACCCTGATAATCCACGGCGTAACTGATCGCCTGGCGCACCTTCTTGTTCTGTAGCGCCGGACTCCCCTTCGACGTGTTCAGATACACGTAATCCACCAACATGCTGGGCTGATTGATCACCGTAATCCCCTGCTCGGAAGACAGCCTTTTCAGTTGGTCGGCGGGGATCCCTTCGGCAATGTCGATCTGGCCCTTCTCCAGTTGGAGCCGTTCAGCGGACGCATCGCCGAGAATGCGAAAATAGACTTTAGAAAGTTTCGGCTGCGTACCGCTGTACGACGGGTTGACGGTCAGCTCCAGATACTGCCCTTTCTTCCAGTCCGCCAATTGGTAGGGCCCCGAACCCATGGTGTGATCGGCCAAATAGGCCTGTCCCATGTCCCCGTTCTGCTCGTGCTCCATCACTTTTGGATTCACAATACTCGCGTAATTGGCGGCCAAGGTCGACAGAAAAGCCGGGAATGGGTGTTTCAGAATGAACTGAACGTGAGTGGGATCCAAAACTTTGACTTCCTGAAGCTCATCGAAATCACCGGCGGGCCCCTTGTTAATCTTGAGCAGTCGGTCAAATGTAAATTTCACGGCATTGGCGTCCACCGGCGTCCCGTCGGCAAATTTGTTGCCGCTTTGCAGCGTGAAAGTCCAGGTTTTCCCTCCATCCCCCACCTGCCAGGAGGTGGCGAGGGAAGGTTTTACTTCCGTACTCGCTCCGTCGTATTGCACCAATCGCTGATAACAAGGATACGTGATTTTCCAGGCCGCGTTATCCATCGTCACCGCCGGATCCAGGGTGCCCGTGTCAGACGGCATCGCCACCGTCAGCGTGGATTTGTCCCCGGACCCGCTTTGTCCCGCCGGGTTGCCCGACGAGGTGGGGTTTGAGGCACAGCCGGCCACAACCATCATGCCGGCCACGATCAGCCCCAGCGCCTTGATCCGCCCTTTTTTCACTTTGCCCCCCATACGGGGCCGAACCCCAATCCTCATATCCATCCGCCCCTTTGATCGATGTTAGTCACCGTAAAACATGGCTCATCATGCGCGAAGCATTGGCAAAAGCCACTTTTTCGATCTCTGCGTCGGTCAGCCCTCGCTCACTCATTCTTTCGAGCAGCCGAGGCACATCCTCCACAGACCGGAGTTCTGCGTTTTCAGGAACCTGAAAATCCTCATCCGTTAAATAATCCATAAAATCGAATCCGAAAGCGATGTGGTCAATGCCAATCAGGTCCGCCATGTAGAGAATGTGGTCGATAAACCGATCCATCGTCGGGTGATCGAGGTCCACGAACTTCGGGTAGGCGTTCAACCCGATGACCCCGCCCCGGGCTCCGATCTCCCGGATGTGGCGATCCAAAAGATTCCTGGGAACATCACAGAGCGCCCGGGCGTTCGAATGGGAAGCAATAACCGGGCCATCCGCCACGTCCAGGACCCCGTCGATGGAAGTATCGTCAAGATGCGACACGTCCAGAACGACTCCTTGGGACTGAAGAGTTCGGACCGTGTGACGGCCAAAAGCGGTGAGCCCCGACATTCCGGCCCCACTCCCGGGATCTCCCGCCGCCCCGGCGATCCGGTTGCTCGTTCCCCAGGTGAGAATCGCGTGGCGCAACCCCATGGGCCCAAGCACCCCCAAGGCCTGCCGCAGCTTCTCCTCCAGTCCGGGTTCTTCGCCTTGAAAATCTTCCGCTGGCCCGGGATTCTCTTTGCCAACTCCTCCGGCCACCAGAGTGTCCGCAGTTTCTTCTCTCATCTCTAAGAGCGGCCACTGCTCGACAAAGGAAAGCCCCTCCACGCCCAAAAAAATACCCACTTTTCCGGCATCCACGGCGCCGGTCAAGCCCTCCGCCGTCCTCACCAACTCCGCCTCTTCCCGGCACTCCCCCAAGTCCGCCATCAGCGAACCGAGTAGTTGCAAAAAGCGACTCGGGCCAACGGAACGGTATTGAGGTTCTACCCACAGCACTGCAATCATCGCCCGGACCCCGGCCCGCATCAAACGGGGATAATGGCGCCGGGCAAATACCCGTTGTTCCCCCTTGGCTCGCCGAACGGCAATATCCGTCACGATATCCGAGTGCAGATCGAACACATACGGCATGCTATTCTGACCTTTCAATCCGTTTCATCGCCCCCACCCACTTCAGCTTTACCGGCACTTCGATATATTAAATTCTATTGGTTGATTTATATTATATTAAATATCCGCCCCAGCGCAATAGGTTGAACGCAAAAAAGCCAACAACACCCGAAGAGTTTCACCTTCAACTCTTCGGCAGGCCTTTGAAGAGTGAGAACACGAACGATCTTCGCACCGTTCCCGAATCGCACCTCATTGGCATGGGGGGCAGACAACAAGTGGAGACGCCCAATTTGCGGACGAAAACCGGATCGCAAGGTTTACCCGCGAATGCGGCGTAATGCTGTGGGCGAGAAGGTGTCGGCGATCTCGTCCAGGGACAATTCGTCCTTCACGCTCACAAGATATTTTTCGAGTAATCGAAAAAGCGTATAATGAATCAGTGGGACAAACCATAAAAGCAGCCAAGCCTATCACCCGAAAAGTCTCGAGGTAGCGGATCACTTGTCCATTCACACCTGCGAGGGGGAGAATGCGATGGAAACCTATACCTATGACGTGCGGATGTTCAAGGAGACCTTTGAGTACGGGTTCACGTACATCAACGGCTTCATGCGAAACGTGCACCGGTTCGCCCATCGTCCAGCTGTGACTTGCCCGCTTCGCAACCGGACGTGGACGTATGCCGAACTCAATCGAGAAGTGAACCGGCTTGCCCACGCGCTTTTGGGAGACGGGATTGGCAAGAATGACGTGGTCATGTACCAACTGCTCAACTCCTTCGAGTTCGTGTTGAGCTATCTTGCACCTCAAAAAATCGGGGCCATTAACTGCCCGATCAACTATCGCCTCTCGCCTGGGGAAACGGCGTTTATCATTGACGACAGCCAGCCGGCGGTGTTCATATACGATGCGGAGATCCGGGAAACGGCGGAGCAGGCGTTGGCACTGGCTCGGCACAAACCGAAACGGATCGTGATGGTCGACCTGAACGGCGATCAGCAAACGCCGGAAGGTCACGTTCCGTTCGCCGAGTATGTCAACAATCAGCCGGAGGACAATCCGCCCATCGAACGTCCGTCCCACATCTACGATGAAACCACCCGCCTTTATACCTCCGGGACCACGGGCACCCCCAAGGGGGTACCGCTGAACAACATCAACGACGTCCTCTCCGCCCATGACGTGGCCATGCATTTTCCTTTAAGTCCCGTCGATAAAACCATGAACATGAGCCCCTGGTTTCACCGCGGGGGACTCCACTCTGGCGGGCCAACCCCCACCCTCTACGTCGGGGGTGAGATTGTCATTCTGAGATATTTTAATCCGAGAACATGCCTGGAGTATGTAGAGAAATACGGGTTGACCTTTTTGATCGGGGCCCCGCCCATGCTAAAAATGCTCTATGAACAACAAAAAAAGAATCCCGCCGATTTGACAGGGTTGAAGGGGATCGTCACCATGGGGGCGCCCTTGGAGAAAGAGGACTGCATCCGGTTCCAGGAGACCTTGACACCGAATATTTTCAATGGATATGGGACGACCGAGGCCTTCTGGAACACCTTCTTGCGGCCCTACGATTTGCCGGATCACTCCGGCGCCGCCGGTCGGGCCTGCACCGACGACGAGGTGGTGGTCGTCAAGGTGTATCCGGACCGCCGGGCGGAACCGGACGACTGGGTGGCCAAGGATGGCCAGGAAATCGGGGAGATCATCGTGAAAGCCCCGGGCAAGACGACCTACTCTTACGTCCATGCCGGGGAGGACTCGGAGCGGGTTTTTTACAAGGGCTGGATCTACATCGGAGATGTCGGAACATGGGATGAGGACGAGTACATCACGGTGGTGGGCCGCAAGACCAACATGATCATCTCGGCCGGCGAAAACATCCACCCGGTGCAGGTGGAAGAGATTTTAAACCAGCATCCGAAAGTGAAAGAATCGGTGGTGGTCGGAGTGCCGGATGAGCTCCGGGGGGAGGCGGTGGTGGCCTACGTCATCAAGGCGGACCCCTCGTTGACGGCGGCGGAATTGAACCACTACTGTAGCACCCACCCGATGCTTGCGAGCTACAAGAGACCGCGTTTCTACCGGTTTGTCGAGGAATTGCCCTTCACCGCCACGGGGAAGAAAAAGCACTATGAAGTGAGAGCGATGGCGCTGGAAGACCAGAAACGGGGGCTGTTTGAACGGCTTTAAACCTCATCGGGACTGTCGTTGCGGACTGGGCGTGGGTCGGTCCACCGGGCCTCCCCACGCATACCCGTCCGCGCCCGTCTAACGGGTGTCCCCCGCGGCCCGAGACGCGCCCACCGTCAGCCCTCGGACCGCCCCGGGAGCCGCCAACTCATCCAAATCACCGCCATGCCCAGCATCGCCAACACGGTACCCAGTTTGTGCAAACTCGCCGTATCCAGCTGATGGCCAAAAAACAACCCGAGCAATACCGTGGAGAGAATCGTCCCCATATAGCGGGACGTTTGAAACAACCCCGACGCCACGCCGATCACCTCTTTCGGCGCCACTTGAAACAGGGCGGTCTGGAGCCCGACGTTATTGAACCCGTTGCTCACCCCGAGCACCGACAAACAAAACACCAGCCACGCGATGGAAGAGGCGCTGTGAAGGGTCCAAAACAACGCGGACCCCGCAGTCATGCAAATCCCTGCCAGAACCAAGGGTGGACGCACACCCCCCTTGGCCACCCAGCGGCCGGTCAACGGGGCGACGATCACCCCGAACCCGGCCACCGCCAGCATCAACAGCCCCGTCTCCTGGGCGTTTAGGCCCCGGGCCTCCTGGAGATACGTCGGCATTCCAAAGAAAATCGAGTAAAAAATCACGTTCACGGTCACGAATTGCACCAACACCCAGGTGAGGGACAGATTGCGCCGAAACATCCGCACATCCAAAAATGGCGTCGCCACCCGCAGTTCCACGGCCACCAGCAGCGCGCCGGCGGCGATGGCCAGAATCCCGGCGCCCCAAATCGGGTGGTCCGTCACCGAAAGGAGAAAGAGCAGCCCCGTGACGATGGTTCCGGCAAAAAGCACCACGCCTGGAACATCCAAGTATCTCAGCCAATCCGGCAGCGCCCCCGCCCGCTTGCGCGGCTTGTCTTTTGGCAGCACCGCCAAAGCCATCCCAAACCCCACGATGACAAAAGGAAAATTCACCCAGAAAATGGCCGGCCAGTCGCCGTAGTGAACGAGCACGCCGCCAATCGACGGCCCGAAGGCCGCCGCACCAGACGAAAACACCGACAAAAATGCCAAGGCCTGGGACTGACGCTCCGTGATGACATGGCGCACGATGCCCATCCCCGCCGGATAGATCGCCCCGCTTCCAAAAGACTGGATCAGCCGGAAGACGATCAACCACCCGTAGGACGGGGCGAAGGGAGCGGTGGCCGAAGAAACCGCCACCAGAATCAGGCCGGAAAGAAACACCTTTTTGCGTCCAAATAGATCGGCCAGCTTGCCCATCACCGGCTGGGCGATGGCACTGGCCAAATAATACGCCGAGATTAACCATGACGCCGCCGCAAAATCCAGCCCAAAGGCGTGCTCCAGCCGGGCCAGGGCCACAGCGACGAGCGACGAATTGAGCGGGTTGAGCAGCACCCCGAGGGCGACGGTGAACAACAGAAGATTCCTGCGCGGCAACGCCGGCAGATCTGTCCCTTCTCGTCTTTCTGTCTCCAGTTCCACGATCTCCCGGCCTCCCACGTATAGTCAGGCTCGGATTATTCCATCGACGACCCGCCGTTCACCGGCGCGCACGATCCCCATCCAGTATATCATTCGTAGCGCGAAAATTTCCAAAGGCGGGATCAGCCTGGGTAAGTACACCTTGGGCATCACGGAAGGAATGCCCGCAACGAGCCGCTTCATCTCCGAAATACATGCTGATTGAAAGGAAAGTGTTCAACCTCTCAGGCGAGTCGTCCAGGAGCAGTGTTCGGACCTTCATTGCGTTCCTCCCACAGCTCGGTGTTGTATTCGACAACCAGATTCCTGTTTCGGGTACGCCCCACTTGCAACACCGTATTGGGATGCCGTAAGCGAATGCGAATCTTCCCAGACGGATTGTCGACTTTTGCACTGCTCTCGATACCGAAAGGAGTGCCCATTTCTTCAATATCGATTAAATTTTGCGCCGCGAGAAATCCGCCCCGCATACTGCCGCGTATGAGAATTGAATTTCCGGCTTCCAAAGAGCTGGCGTAAGTACCAGGCCCGGTAACCACAATGCTCCCGGATGCCCTCACCGAACTGGAGGTGACACTGGCCGCCTTCACCGAGGCGGGTTCAGTGTGTTTCATCGATTCGATCTGGAAGATGTAATCAACCAACATGTGGTATAAAGCCATCACATGCTGTTCAGTGATGTTGGTCCTGCCAATGCCGAACCACCTTGAGCGGATCTCACGCACGATCTGGCGATACCGATCATCTGCGTTCAGCACTCCATCAGTCTCATTGCAGAAAGATTGCAGAAAACGTTCCAGATCCGGATGACGGGTGGTAAGCAGTGCGTCCGCCAACAACCCCAGGTGTGTACCCTGGTCAATCCGCTGCCTGGCGTGCGCCACCAATTCTTGGAACTCCGCGTGAAACTTCTCATATTCCACTATCCCTTTTTTCAACAGTTCATAAATTGTCGTGTACACAAGTTTGGATGCTCCCGCTACGATCTGCGACCCCACAATGGCATCATTGACCGACACACCACGTTCTCCCAGCACCGTGGAGTGGAACACACCGCCATTTACCCGCACGGTTCCCGTGGCTTTGATATAGCTACCATCGAGTACCGACCCCAACACCACAACGTCCCCGTCAAATTCAACTTTCCCGTCTTTGCTGGAGAGATCGTGGTCAATCACCAATTCCGGGATTATATCGATATGACTTTTCGTAAAGAGCAGTCGGCCACTACGAACTGCCACGAGGCGGTTATTTACTTCTATCACACCTTGCCCCAGCGTTGGCAGCGAGCGATGCACCGGGCATGGAATCTCCCTGCCGAACACATCCCGCCCCGGCGCACCCGGTATCTCTGGTTCCAATACAGCGACCGTTGTCCCAATCCCAATGGATGTAATGCGCATCTGACGCTGCAGAGGATCGTGTACCTTCGGAAGTTCAACCCGTCTGTAACGAGCCGCTCGGCCTGGAACGGGGGGAGTTCCCCGCAACACGATACATTCGGTCGTGTTCTTGGCCTGAGCAATGGTCTCAACTCCTGTCGGATCAAGTACCCCGACGTACCCCTCAGACTCCAACCGTGCGACAATTTCGGCGGTGCCCAACGGATCGGGAAGCCTATCGATTGTTTCGATTTCTAGCACCGCACGATGCACACCGCCCATGTCTCTGAGGCGATGCTCTTGACCCGGTGTTACGTCGATTCTCCCAATGACTTCCATGTTGTCCTTCGTCACTTTTGTAGAAAACTGGAGCGATGGCAAACTCTTGGCCAGCGATACCTCGATATGCTGATTTTCATGAACAACGACCTCCCCGACACATTTCTGTCCGTCAACCGAGGGTCGTCGGGGATGACAATTGTCGCAAATGAACCTTCGTCGTCAGGGTCAGAGACAATAAGCTGATTGTTCACCACAGTGACAGTTCCATGCCGCACGCTTCGTATCTCTTCATCGACTTCAACCGACGGGAATGATGGCGTCTCAAGTTCGGATGAACTTGACAGGCGAGGTTTGAAAAGCCAATGCCTTACTCTCTCCAGCAAGGACCGCATTCTCTCACCTCCCATCCTTGTCCGTCACCGCCAACGACACGGAAGGTGATTCTGTGCTACAAATCATTGTGGAATAATCGATGGTACAGATAGATCAGAGTATCCAGTTCTTGGCTTTTCTCTACCACTGCCTTATCGGTCAATGAGCGGTCCCTATTCCGAGCAAGATTCGCCAACTCAGTCCTCTTGCTCTCAATTTCACTAACCAGATCCGACAGTTCACTGATGGACATCGGGCGTGACCAATAATACCCCTGACTTACATTGACACCGGCTTCCCGAATGGCATTCAGATCTTCGTAGTTTTCCACTCCCTCAGCAATGACTGAATTGCCGGACTCCATAAATCTCACTAAACGGGATAGAAATCGCTGTTTTGAAGAGGAGATCGAAATCCCTTGAATCACTGTACGGTCTACTTTGACGAAATCGGGGTCGAATTCCAAGAGGCCCGCAAGACTGGTACTCCCAGCACCAACATCGTCAAGGGCAATCCGAACGCCGAGGGATCGTATGGATTTAATCATTTGCGACAGCAAAGTAGGGTCATACGATATGTACTCGACGATTTCGATCACAAGTTGGCCTGGTTGACACAGTCCCTCTCGAAACAAAACTTCGAGCCGTTCAACAAAGGACTCCTGAACGAAGCTGCTCGGCATCACATTCACGTACAGGGGCATGGCACTGATTTCAGGGGGCAACAGTCGGAGGCGATTTACACTGATGGTGAGAGCCAATAAATCAGCTTCCATCGAGCGGTCGCTTTCGTAAGCAGCGCGAAACCAAACGTCCGGCGGAATGAAACGGCCGCCGTACTGAGGACGGCTGAGTGCCTCATGAGCACAAATGACACCCTCGGCATGATTGACGATGGGCTGATAAACCACTTCAATCGTTTCGCGTTGAAGGATCTCATCTACACTCCGCCACAGGGGATTGTATTTATTTGGGTTTTTAGGGGATTTATACCCCCCCCCCCCCCCCCCCCCCCCCCCCCGGATGAGGGTTTATTTGGAAAGTTCTCCAATTTCTTCACCCTCCTCTGTCATGATGTAAAAAGCGCCCTTTTCCTGCAGGGCGCCTTATCCTGTTCGAGTGGCAACCCGGCGATCATAGGCACATGTGCCCTTAGACCCGTGGCTTTGCGTCCTAGCGTTTCCGCTAGTTTGCCCTGATACAACTCTATGGATCTATTTACCTTTTGATAGCATAATCCTACATTATTCGACATCTGTCAAGGGTCCGCAATCACGAGCCTTTTTCGATGTCCTGTTTTCTCAGAACAGCCGACAAGATTACCATTGGCGTGTTGTTTTCTGACCGCTTCTTTTTACCCCTTATCCGTCCTGACCTTTTCAGCATCGAAAAAGGCTCGACCAAAAAATGTCTTGACAATGGGGTCCATCTCAGATGCAATATTAGGAAAGAATCTCTGAACAAAGGAGACGAGAAGCCGTCCGATGTTTCGATTGCGGGGCCACCATCTCCTGTGTCTGCTCGGATACAGAGGCATGGGATACTCTCCAGAATATACCATAAACATGACTCACCTTCACCAGACCTTGCTCCGGGTACCTCAAACGCACATTCTCCTCGTGGCCGGACCGGATGATCTGTGTACAAAGTTTCCGGAATCCCAGCCCTATCACTGCGAAGATGCGAATATCTATGAACGCGACTCCGCCGTCCTTGAGAAACTGGAACTGCGGGTCGGGCAGAACCTTCCGTGGAGCAAAATTCAAGAACGGATCCGGGAGAGCCTTTTTCGATGTCCCTTTTTCCCCGGACCTTCAGCACGAATCCCATCGGCGTGGCGAGTTTGGTATGTCCATTATCTGGTTTATCATCCACAGGTTGGATGGTTCAGGCCATGCGAAACCGGGGTCAGGTTCTTGGTTACCTGGCCCAGGAGCTCCACCTTCTACGATCGCGTTCCGTTTAGGACACGCTGCGAACCAAGCTCCTCATGCGTTCTTGCTGCTTCTCCCGCACCCTCCCCAATGCCATCGCCAGCATCACGCACAAAGCCAAGCCGCAGCGCAACCGCATCTTGGCCAGCCCACGAATGGTGTGCCGTTCAAATCCAAACGAGACGTCCAATCGGCTGTTTACCCTCTCCACCGCAGTCCTGTACCGGTATTCCTTCGCCCATTTGTAGCTCTCCCGGGCAATCGGCGTGAAGATCCGCCGGTCCACCGCGAGCGCCACCCGCACCCCTCCGGCCACGGGGCACTGTTCCCGCCCTTGACACGTGATCCCGTACGCCTTGGCTGGACATACTTTTTTCAGCGTCCCCCGGTCTTTCTCGAACCCACCATTGCTCATCTGTTGCCGGGCCCCTGTCTCTGGACAGTAACAGTACACCGCTCCCCCCTCGTCATACACCACATTCGTGTGTCCCGGTAATAACCGCGTTGGCTCCCCGTCTTTCCACATCCGCCTCGTGTCGATCACGGGCTTGATCCCATATTCATCCCAGCAGCGACTCAGGAGTTTCGAGTCGTCGTACCCCCGATCCGCCGTCAGGACCTCGGCCTTTTTCAACATCTCCGGATGGCGTTTCTCCATCTCATCCAGCAGGACATGCCCTTCTTTGACGTCCGAGCGCGACCCCTTGGTCACCGTATACGCCACAGGCAATTCATGCTGAGCATCCACCACCAGGTGGAGCTTGTAGCCAAACCACCGGACCACTTTCTCCCATGTACTCCCGTCCTCGCGGGTCCCACGATAGGTTTTTACCCCGTATGCTGCATCCAGATCCCGCCGTCCGTCTTCCTTCTTTTCTTTCGAGGGACGGGACGCCCACGAGGCGATTGCCTTACTGTCCATCGCCAAACGACGCCCGAAATCCGGAAGTTCCTCACTCAGGGTCTTCACCAGCTCGTCGAACATCGATTCGATCCACGATCCGTGCTCCATCAAGCTGCGGAGAAATCGGGTGTAAGCGGCTGCGCTGGGAACTGCGCGCAACCCACAGATCGACCGCAGCTGCCCGTTTCGAGAGAGTTCCCGACGTAAGCTCTCGATCGACGGGTGCTGAAACACGATTCCTGCCAACATCGAGTTCCACATCGCCCGTACCGGGTAGTCATCTCGTCCATGACCTCTCGATTTCTCCAGATGCGCCATGAGCGCTTCGTCCGGCAGATGTTCCAGAACCAGCCGGAGGCGTTCCAAGTCTCCAAGCGGCTCAATGTCTTCCCAGGAAAACAGTTCGAGTTGTGGTATAATGGCCATAGGGTGAGTCCTCCTTGTTGGATCATTTGTCTAACCACTATTCTAACAAAAGAGGACTCACCTGTCTTATTGGACTGGGGTGAATTTGTCCGAATCTATCCCTCCCCCCATTCAAAACCCCTGTCTTTCCTGGCCCTCTTTGGGGGAAAGTTTTCTGGTCCCTGCTCCTTACCCCTTATCCCTCCTGGCCTTTTCGGCATCGAAAAAGGCTCCGGGAGAAAATCGTGCCAAGGGACATTTCGACCCTCTGTCCCACCTGCCCCTGGCGAACATTCGGCGTGTGCGAAGAAGGCATCGACCAACTCAGAGCCGGTCAAGGGCTTCGGATCATCGACTAGCTGGGAGAGGTGAATACCACGGCGTAGTACGGTGGATCGGGTGTGTGCGCGAAATTGGCCATCCGTATCTCCCTCACCTCGTTGTCCATGGGGCAAGTCTCTTGTTATCCGGCACAGCAAGATAATTTCGCTACGTCACGGTCGAAAGTCAGCGCCGCCAGTTTCAACCCTTCTGCCATGGTCAGGTACGGCGCCAAAGTGGATGTCAAATCTTCGATCGTGAGTCCAAATTTTACAGCGAGCACACCGGCGTAAATCACATCCCCGGCGTTGTCCGCCACGACGTGGACACCGAGCAACTTTCGGCTTCTGCCGTCGGCCACCAACTTAATCACCCCCGCCGTGTCATGGTTGACCAGCGCTCGTGGCACGGCATCGAGTGGTAAGACCGAGGTGATCACTTCATAGCCTTTCGACCTCGCTCTCGCCTCCGTCATCCCCACCGTGGCGATCGAGGGCGACGTGAAGGTCACCGCCGGCACGACTGAGAGATCCACCTTGCGCCGCTCGCCGCTCAGAGCGTTTTCAGCCGCAATCGCTCCCTCATACGCCGCTACGTACACGAATTGCGGCCCCAGTGTCACATCTCCTGCGGCATACACGTTTG is from Kyrpidia tusciae DSM 2912 and encodes:
- a CDS encoding ABC transporter substrate-binding protein; the encoded protein is MRIGVRPRMGGKVKKGRIKALGLIVAGMMVVAGCASNPTSSGNPAGQSGSGDKSTLTVAMPSDTGTLDPAVTMDNAAWKITYPCYQRLVQYDGASTEVKPSLATSWQVGDGGKTWTFTLQSGNKFADGTPVDANAVKFTFDRLLKINKGPAGDFDELQEVKVLDPTHVQFILKHPFPAFLSTLAANYASIVNPKVMEHEQNGDMGQAYLADHTMGSGPYQLADWKKGQYLELTVNPSYSGTQPKLSKVYFRILGDASAERLQLEKGQIDIAEGIPADQLKRLSSEQGITVINQPSMLVDYVYLNTSKGSPALQNKKVRQAISYAVDYQGIIQSSQSGYATQMRGPIPKGLWGHDDSLPQYTYDVNKAKQLLAESGVQVPMLTLLYSDHMPWWPSEALAIQNNLKQIGINVKLQQVEYATERDMLDKGQFDLALGVWSPDYADPYMFMNFWFDSKNFGLAGNRAFYSNPEVDRLIREAAVVQDQATRTRLYTDAQKIVIDDAPYIYLYQKNYLLPMRSDVKGFVYNPMLEQIYNLADMSK
- a CDS encoding dipeptidase, with amino-acid sequence MKGQNSMPYVFDLHSDIVTDIAVRRAKGEQRVFARRHYPRLMRAGVRAMIAVLWVEPQYRSVGPSRFLQLLGSLMADLGECREEAELVRTAEGLTGAVDAGKVGIFLGVEGLSFVEQWPLLEMREETADTLVAGGVGKENPGPAEDFQGEEPGLEEKLRQALGVLGPMGLRHAILTWGTSNRIAGAAGDPGSGAGMSGLTAFGRHTVRTLQSQGVVLDVSHLDDTSIDGVLDVADGPVIASHSNARALCDVPRNLLDRHIREIGARGGVIGLNAYPKFVDLDHPTMDRFIDHILYMADLIGIDHIAFGFDFMDYLTDEDFQVPENAELRSVEDVPRLLERMSERGLTDAEIEKVAFANASRMMSHVLR
- a CDS encoding class I adenylate-forming enzyme family protein, whose amino-acid sequence is METYTYDVRMFKETFEYGFTYINGFMRNVHRFAHRPAVTCPLRNRTWTYAELNREVNRLAHALLGDGIGKNDVVMYQLLNSFEFVLSYLAPQKIGAINCPINYRLSPGETAFIIDDSQPAVFIYDAEIRETAEQALALARHKPKRIVMVDLNGDQQTPEGHVPFAEYVNNQPEDNPPIERPSHIYDETTRLYTSGTTGTPKGVPLNNINDVLSAHDVAMHFPLSPVDKTMNMSPWFHRGGLHSGGPTPTLYVGGEIVILRYFNPRTCLEYVEKYGLTFLIGAPPMLKMLYEQQKKNPADLTGLKGIVTMGAPLEKEDCIRFQETLTPNIFNGYGTTEAFWNTFLRPYDLPDHSGAAGRACTDDEVVVVKVYPDRRAEPDDWVAKDGQEIGEIIVKAPGKTTYSYVHAGEDSERVFYKGWIYIGDVGTWDEDEYITVVGRKTNMIISAGENIHPVQVEEILNQHPKVKESVVVGVPDELRGEAVVAYVIKADPSLTAAELNHYCSTHPMLASYKRPRFYRFVEELPFTATGKKKHYEVRAMALEDQKRGLFERL
- a CDS encoding MFS transporter, whose amino-acid sequence is MELETERREGTDLPALPRRNLLLFTVALGVLLNPLNSSLVAVALARLEHAFGLDFAAASWLISAYYLASAIAQPVMGKLADLFGRKKVFLSGLILVAVSSATAPFAPSYGWLIVFRLIQSFGSGAIYPAGMGIVRHVITERQSQALAFLSVFSSGAAAFGPSIGGVLVHYGDWPAIFWVNFPFVIVGFGMALAVLPKDKPRKRAGALPDWLRYLDVPGVVLFAGTIVTGLLFLLSVTDHPIWGAGILAIAAGALLVAVELRVATPFLDVRMFRRNLSLTWVLVQFVTVNVIFYSIFFGMPTYLQEARGLNAQETGLLMLAVAGFGVIVAPLTGRWVAKGGVRPPLVLAGICMTAGSALFWTLHSASSIAWLVFCLSVLGVSNGFNNVGLQTALFQVAPKEVIGVASGLFQTSRYMGTILSTVLLGLFFGHQLDTASLHKLGTVLAMLGMAVIWMSWRLPGRSEG
- a CDS encoding FapA family protein, which translates into the protein MEVIGRIDVTPGQEHRLRDMGGVHRAVLEIETIDRLPDPLGTAEIVARLESEGYVGVLDPTGVETIAQAKNTTECIVLRGTPPVPGRAARYRRVELPKVHDPLQRQMRITSIGIGTTVAVLEPEIPGAPGRDVFGREIPCPVHRSLPTLGQGVIEVNNRLVAVRSGRLLFTKSHIDIIPELVIDHDLSSKDGKVEFDGDVVVLGSVLDGSYIKATGTVRVNGGVFHSTVLGERGVSVNDAIVGSQIVAGASKLVYTTIYELLKKGIVEYEKFHAEFQELVAHARQRIDQGTHLGLLADALLTTRHPDLERFLQSFCNETDGVLNADDRYRQIVREIRSRWFGIGRTNITEQHVMALYHMLVDYIFQIESMKHTEPASVKAASVTSSSVRASGSIVVTGPGTYASSLEAGNSILIRGSMRGGFLAAQNLIDIEEMGTPFGIESSAKVDNPSGKIRIRLRHPNTVLQVGRTRNRNLVVEYNTELWEERNEGPNTAPGRLA
- a CDS encoding EAL domain-containing protein; this encodes MRGGGGGGGGGYKSPKNPNKYNPLWRSVDEILQRETIEVVYQPIVNHAEGVICAHEALSRPQYGGRFIPPDVWFRAAYESDRSMEADLLALTISVNRLRLLPPEISAMPLYVNVMPSSFVQESFVERLEVLFREGLCQPGQLVIEIVEYISYDPTLLSQMIKSIRSLGVRIALDDVGAGSTSLAGLLEFDPDFVKVDRTVIQGISISSSKQRFLSRLVRFMESGNSVIAEGVENYEDLNAIREAGVNVSQGYYWSRPMSISELSDLVSEIESKRTELANLARNRDRSLTDKAVVEKSQELDTLIYLYHRLFHNDL
- a CDS encoding transposase, which codes for MAIIPQLELFSWEDIEPLGDLERLRLVLEHLPDEALMAHLEKSRGHGRDDYPVRAMWNSMLAGIVFQHPSIESLRRELSRNGQLRSICGLRAVPSAAAYTRFLRSLMEHGSWIESMFDELVKTLSEELPDFGRRLAMDSKAIASWASRPSKEKKEDGRRDLDAAYGVKTYRGTREDGSTWEKVVRWFGYKLHLVVDAQHELPVAYTVTKGSRSDVKEGHVLLDEMEKRHPEMLKKAEVLTADRGYDDSKLLSRCWDEYGIKPVIDTRRMWKDGEPTRLLPGHTNVVYDEGGAVYCYCPETGARQQMSNGGFEKDRGTLKKVCPAKAYGITCQGREQCPVAGGVRVALAVDRRIFTPIARESYKWAKEYRYRTAVERVNSRLDVSFGFERHTIRGLAKMRLRCGLALCVMLAMALGRVREKQQERMRSLVRSVS